Proteins encoded in a region of the Streptomyces sp. NBC_00513 genome:
- a CDS encoding zinc-dependent alcohol dehydrogenase family protein — translation MTRTVLFHELGGPEVLRLENTEVGEPGPGEVRIRVDAIGLNRAEALFRAGLYIEPVKRFPARLGSEAAGVVEAVGEGVTGLRPGQPVSTVPGFSQNDHGVYAERAIVPASAVLRRPESLGAIEGAAVWMPYVTAYGALVEVGGMRPGDTVVLNAASSSVGLAALQVAERIGATSIALTRTAAKREALLEQGAAEVIVTDEEDVVERVLAATGGRGAEYVFDAVAGPGVLELGKVVAADGMLLVYGALSGLPTPYPGLDLGMPALNMRTYTMLETTARPERLRRAEAFVVSGLRSGAFRPVVDRTFELDEIVEAHRYLESNAQIGKIVVTVSH, via the coding sequence ATGACCAGGACGGTGCTGTTCCACGAACTCGGCGGGCCCGAGGTGTTGAGGTTGGAGAACACGGAGGTCGGCGAACCGGGACCCGGTGAGGTGCGGATCCGCGTGGACGCCATCGGCCTGAACCGGGCGGAGGCGCTGTTCCGAGCCGGCCTGTACATCGAACCGGTGAAGCGCTTCCCCGCGCGCCTGGGTTCCGAGGCCGCCGGAGTCGTCGAGGCGGTCGGCGAGGGTGTCACCGGATTACGGCCCGGACAGCCGGTGAGCACCGTTCCCGGCTTCTCGCAGAACGACCACGGGGTGTACGCGGAACGGGCGATCGTGCCCGCCTCCGCGGTGTTGCGCCGCCCCGAGAGCCTCGGAGCCATCGAGGGCGCCGCGGTGTGGATGCCCTACGTGACGGCCTACGGCGCGCTCGTGGAGGTCGGTGGGATGCGGCCCGGTGACACGGTCGTCCTGAACGCGGCGTCCAGCAGTGTGGGCCTCGCCGCCCTTCAGGTCGCCGAACGCATCGGTGCCACCTCGATCGCCCTCACCCGCACCGCCGCGAAGCGCGAAGCCCTGCTGGAACAGGGCGCGGCGGAGGTGATCGTCACCGATGAGGAGGACGTGGTCGAGCGGGTGCTCGCGGCCACCGGCGGCCGGGGAGCCGAGTACGTCTTCGACGCCGTGGCCGGTCCCGGCGTCCTGGAACTGGGGAAGGTGGTCGCCGCCGACGGCATGCTCCTGGTGTACGGCGCCCTGAGTGGCCTGCCGACGCCCTACCCGGGACTCGACCTGGGCATGCCCGCGCTCAACATGCGGACGTACACCATGCTCGAGACGACCGCCCGGCCCGAGCGACTGCGACGGGCGGAGGCCTTCGTGGTCTCCGGCCTGCGGTCGGGCGCCTTCCGGCCCGTGGTGGACCGGACGTTCGAACTGGACGAGATCGTCGAGGCCCACCGGTACCTGGAGTCGAACGCCCAGATCGGCAA
- a CDS encoding helix-turn-helix transcriptional regulator produces MDTDRVPPHPDLRTITLQQVLEALVEPVRRSILIQLRDSPTDIKCGAFDLPVSKSTATHHFRILREAGLIRQYYAGTSRMNALRRAETDGAFPGLLDAIVAAERRGVTA; encoded by the coding sequence ATGGACACCGATCGCGTCCCGCCCCACCCCGACCTGCGAACGATCACCCTGCAGCAGGTGCTCGAAGCCCTCGTCGAACCCGTGCGGCGGAGCATCCTCATACAGCTGCGCGACTCCCCCACCGACATCAAGTGCGGGGCGTTCGACCTTCCCGTCAGCAAGTCCACGGCCACACATCACTTTCGGATCCTGCGCGAGGCGGGCCTCATCCGGCAGTACTACGCCGGCACCTCACGGATGAACGCCCTGCGGCGCGCCGAGACGGACGGGGCCTTCCCCGGCCTCCTCGACGCGATCGTGGCCGCCGAGCGTCGGGGCGTGACCGCGTAG